The Nomia melanderi isolate GNS246 chromosome 6, iyNomMela1, whole genome shotgun sequence genomic sequence CTAAACGTTTGAAGAACGTCGCGAGAGATGTGAAAAGTGCTTTTTTTCTTTCGCACGCACAACCTGGCGAATATAACTGGCCTGTTTTTCTTTCGATCGCGTCTCGATAGATGCGTAGAGAGTCAGCTGTGGTTACGAGTACGTGACGGATGATGTTTCACTAGTAAAGGCCTCTGCGCCACCTTATTTTGACGCGAGGAACGCGAACTGTCATCCGTTCGAGCGAAGACGGATCGCGTAACGAGAATCAGCGCAAAAACAACGCGATTTACCATGGGGACAGAACTCTTAATATCCCACGTCGGTGTTATCGCGATTCTTTAATCGATGCTGGGATATTCACAAATTGTACGGTGTTGTTCGAGGAACGGGAGATTAGAGATAACGTTCCCATCAAAATGGGAAATTGTTTAAAGCGTGCTAGTGACAGTCAACAAGACAATACTACGTTGGTGAGCAACAGTTCCGATCCTGCGTTGCCCATCGGCTCATCGCGGGAAGACCATGGACTACCAATACCTTacaatgtaattttcatttcttttaattacgtCTAATCTCTGGCTATGTCATTCATCGCTTTATCTTCGCCGAACCTACGAATGCATTGGGCACGGGCAGTATCTTGTACGTCCCCGATTTCTCTTTGTTTTTATGATAGCAAGAATGACGTTAAAGTTGATGTGTTCATTTCACCGATTGGATACTACTTAGAATGGTAGACAATGAATAGTTTACTTCAAATTTATGGTTCTTTTTTCTGTGTATTACACTGTCATTCTTTCTTTCGCATCATtttgttttcaaaaaatatttgaagtacGTACTTCATGtagaagattaaaatatttcgttttacGTTTTAGACCAGTTTAAAATAGTTGTTCTTGATTTTATAGGAGTTGTTGAGTTCTTATTACCCACCAACCGGTGGCCATCCACAATCGGTCACTTTGAACAGGGGCTATGGAATTGGTATTGGCATCACGGTAGAACCAACCAATGAGCACAGATTGTTAAGGGAAGAAGTGCTACGTGTACGAATTAGAAAACGTCTGGGACTCATTCAACAGCTGCCACTGCGAGAATACGATGGAGCTAAAAAGGAAGAGTGTGTAATATGTATGATGGATTTATTGGCTGGACAAGAAGTGCGTTATTTACCCTGTATGCACACTTATCATGCAATCTGTATCGACGATTGGTTACAACGTTCCCTAACGTGTCCATCATGTATGGAACCATTAGACGCTGCCTTGATTAGCTCGTATCATCCAACCACTTAACGCCGAAAAACCGAAAATTGGAGTAGCTAATGGGTAATCAAATTATTCTATCATGGTAAACAGTGCAGCTGGGAAGAACCGTTAATATTACTATTGCATATAATGGCTTCCAAACTAGTGAAGGGGCCTTCTCTCATTAATGGCCAATTATATTTGCCATTGTATTCAACGTATCCACGCACGTGCtgagtaataataatacttgtaTTATAAAGAGTTGCAAATGTCTTCTGTATAGGTCATTCCCTCTTACAGGGTGATGTTCTCCACGTGGATCATTGCAATAAGAATATGGTGTATTTACAGTCAAAAAGCAATCGCCATAGTCTGTTAGTTTCCTGTGAAATCTAAACtagatttttgttttcttactGCTGAAAAGATATTCTATTTTATGCTCAAGTGAGCTGAGTAACTAAAAAGAATGTAACGGTGTGTTGCTAAGGCTATTTTAAGTTAAATGAAGTAGTACCTACTTGACCATTGTTATTTGGTGAAGTAGCGATAGacgattatataaatatatatatttatatatatataaattatatacatatatatatatacatatatatacatacatacataccaCACAGAGATACAAACACGCATATACATACACAACACACGTACGTATACACATATTGCGAATATCGTAAACGATAACGATGTACTACAAAATATCAcactatgtatatttttaactaTAATTCCACTCGTTTCATATTTTCAGATactaaaaacatattttcagaTTATATCTTTCGACGTACAAAGTTAATCACGTTATTTTCAAATACCGTGTTTCTTATTTTAACGTAGATATATCGTAAAACATGTAATCGATCATTTCCTCGATAACTGAATATAACGTGATctaaagaaaccaaaaaaattGGGAGAggttgttattttatatttcgaattatACCGCGTGTAAACAATGGGCTGCTTGTAAACGtacttttacattattatttaccaGATACCGCctgtatattctttttatacatgtatacatatttGTTACACTGTATCCATGTCACTGAGATGTTTACGTTCAGTAGTTCTGTTGAACGAGATTCACGCGTAACCGTAGGAAATATTACCTGCGTATCAAGTTGTTAGTGCTTTGAACGAAAGCAACAGCGACGCAACTTACAAAGTCATTGATTGATCAAAGAAACGTTTCTTTCACATTGACTGTATAATTAAATTAGTGATGCTTAATTACAAACGCGtgataaactttatttttataggTACTATACACAGTAACGTGTATCTTGAACTTTTGTATCGTTCAATCCGACCATACTGAATTTCAATGTGATTTCAACTGTGAACATGCGAAAACAAATGAAGCTGGACTTAAAATCAATCTCGAGTTCGACAAAACTCGGATTTGAGATTGAATCCAGCAACGCTGGATGGATAATCTACTTGACTTAGAAGTCATGGTGATAAAAAGCAATCAGCCTGTGTCCACtaactttatttttcttttttagtacCACACTGCTGTACGTTTAAAAAGAATGTCGATCGATTTCGAACGTATTTTAAATGTATCGTATatgcatatgtatgtatacatatgcatatgatataatttacatttaaacgtTTCCTGCGGGGATAaggatatttttatgttttaccGAAGCTTTGCGTGTAATGTTGCTGATTTGTTTAAAGAGGAAAATGATGCTGTGACATAGTGATTTATTGACAAAATGCAAATATACGAATAGcgatttaatacaaatataaatatttagtaagaACTATAGTGTTTTCCACATTACCTTTCTCTTCTTCAACAATGACCGTTTGATACTAAATCATATAGAAGATTCATTAGGAATAAAACTTCGAAGGATATTAGTTAACTCTCTTATTCTTATTCGTAagaacgaatattaatttttcgtatTTCGCGATTGTTCatgattcaatattcaatatctatTAGCAGGTATTGAATTCGACGAGTCAAACAGAGAAATCCATTGACAAATTACACCGATTGCACGACTTTGAAGACAAGGTTTCCATCATTTCGTAACTCATCGAAGAATCGAAAGCATAACGAATCTTCATCGTTCCACCCGCGTAATAACCCGCTTAAAAAATGCGGTAAACAACATTTCTTTTCTCAGCTTATGCACGCGTGTATTAATTACTGGTATGAGAAACCAATTCTGATAGGTGCATACCTAAACATAGAAATCGCAAGGTTTCTTTTCCGCATAATAGAAACAGCTTACAATTGAATATGACTACGTAAATGatataaattgttttcattaaaaatacagTTTTTATTAACAACGCTAGCCGATACATAACGGGCAGcatatatgaatttatttctatgaTTAAGAGATATGTCGTATTCGGAAAAGGCACGTGCGATAGagtaatgttataattataggAAAACTTTTAGTATTCAAACATTTGTGTGTTGATATCACACGAGATCGATGATAATGAACCGCTTTCACTTTTAATACCATCAAATGAAGACGATGAAATCGAACAAGTGTGAGACGAATAGACAGCGCAAATTGGTTAAACACgatatttgataatttatgTGTTCATTTGTAATTCACATGCGTCACCGAATGCTAATCTTAGATCGGTATCGGAACGATTATCATTTTCGTTCTGAACCGTATATATTCCTTTGTCTATGTCGATGAAAACCAACTTTCCATTTCTGACTGGAATAATGAAAAGAGAAGcggatgaaatataaaaatataaaaacgacAGATCGACGACAACAATGTTAATAAGACTTGAAACCGAGATGAGAGATTGATAGACACTTTACATTAATTTCAGTCTCTGCAACTTTTCCTCCAGCCTTTATAAATTTCAGGGATATCATTTGCCATTTTAGTggtttcttctttcattttggCTTTACCTTTATCCAATTCGCGCATCTGTGACAATACaacacatatattttaataagaaacACAAATGCTAAAACGTACTTCCTAAACACATTTCTTTTAACAGAGGCTTTCCAGAATATGATCATACATGATACTTACACATTCTTTCACCTCATACTTTTTAAACAAATCAAACAGATCTTGTACAGTCCATGTCGTCTCAtcgagtttatttaattttacaaatgGACACTGTGCATTATGCTTTTTGTGTTCAATCCTGAAATACATGAATTCAGTGGAAGCGATtgcacatatacatatacatctCTGTATGTgtatgtttttataaaacagGTAAAATGACAAACAAACATACCAAGGATCATCGTCCGGATCCCAACCGTCGAGTTGCTTCGAACAGATGAAACATTCGGCCAAATCTGGTTCTTCTTTGTTACCAATGGCAATAAATCCAGCAGCAGCCATTCGTTCCGGGTTGCACGGATTATCGGCTGATTGAAAGGGCCAATGTTCGAATGTTTGCAATCTGCCGCCTTTCCAGAATGTTGAACTCGACTGCCTGAGGAAAAGCGAATGCATTCAAGTGAAAGGTATGTTAACAAAGAGGTTACAACGTCCATAAAATCGTCGATCAAGATGCGTTGTCCAAATATTTGTTCTACACTTCGTCACAGTATCGCGAAACCAAAATATATTACTTACGGCAGTAAATCCATGATTCTTCTGTTAAACTATTCGACTTCTCCAAGAGAATTACGTGACGCAAAGCAACACAGACTCAACAAGTTTGAACATGTCTTTACAGGTTTAAAATTGTAAACAGTACGCTCACAACGCCGGACTTAATCCACAGTTCGTCCAACTATGTCGAAACTGGCCAATTGGTATGGTAAAGAGAACAGTTATCGGCATAGCGGGAATATTCTCCTCCGGTTACCGACCCGGCACTGACCTGTTTGGAAGTAGAAAAGAACAACTACAGTCTTGAGATAAGTACATCCCAATAACAATTCACTTACATCCCAGGATCTTAATGTCCAAGTACCATTTTAATATTCACGCGATCTCACAATATAAACGATCATCGTACAGGTCCCAACTCGATGCAGATCAGCAATCCAGCTCACAGATAGCGCCAGCATTCGATTTTCATGATGAAAAGGACCGCGAAGGATTACCGTTCCCCAAACCTGAAAGCCCGCAATCATGTTCGAACTTGAGCGTCGAAGCGTTCGCGAAACGAGTACACAGTAAACCAATCGAACGTAGGAACCGTTATCCTCTCCGCAGACATAAATATGCGGTAGATGAATAGTTCCATCGGAAACTCGATAGCATCGAAGCTGGCCAATCTATCCACCGGCGAATCTGCAAATCATGCCTCGCAGCGTGTTTCAAGGACCTGGGTTCGGTTAGCGAATCGCCCGGTGTTATCGATTGCTTTATAAAAAGATTCAAGGAGCGCCGTTAAAGAAACAATTGCACGAAACAGGCAATAACGTTCGGCTGCGTTGGTGACGTCGCGCCAAGGAAAACAGCGCGGGGCCGGGGTCCGTTTGATCGATACACACCAGCGACGGACGTCGCGTACCGAACCGGCGGCGACTGTTTACGCGTGCCGCCGGATCCTTCCGTCCGCGATCCTCCCTGGACGAGGCGGCGGCGCGCGGTGTCACCAGGGAAAATTAGGTGGAGGGAAACCGTCGGCGCACACTGGGAGCGGGTACACGCCGCCGATAAATTTATCATTCCCGTCTATTTACATCCAAATCGATAATCGATGCCATGGGCGCACCTCTCGGCCGCGGTGCACACACGCGAACGCGGAACGTGAACGTGTTCGGGCATGCCTCACGAATCCATTAGCGGGATCAAGTTCAATATGCGATCGCGAATGTTAATTGATTCTTTTATCGAATGTTAATGCGGCGCAGCGTTCATTAGGCGGGCTAATCGCGGCGAGCGCTATTCTAACAAGTAACTCGGTTTTCCCTTCGACGGGGATCGTTCATTCTGTAATACGTTCGAGATATTTATCGGCAATTAAGGAGATTAGGTCTGGTAGATATTTAGCGGTTTCATACTGTCCGTAGATTCGAATCGTGGTCGCTAATGATTTTCGGACCTTTAGATCGCCGGGTGTGTTTCACCTGGGATTTGAAGTACCTTGACGCTGGTTCCATTAGTTGCTCATTAAGCAGTAATTAGTTCCTTGTTCTTgagtttttatttgtaattcggTTTATTGATTGTTGCCCTTTAAGCACTTGCCCGTTGATTAATGACGCTCGGCGCTTTTACTCGAGACTATACGAATGAATCCAATGACGATGAGCGGCTAATGAATGCGAAAACGTAATGCCCTCCGCTGCACCCGAGCATCACGCTGAACGTTCCAATGCAAGTTTCATGGAGTTGCACGGGAAATTCTGGTCCTCCGCGTCGCAAACCTTAAAATACCGGGTGTTCTCTTTTATTCATTCGGAACAACATGCAACACAGTTTTTGCCCACCCCTTCTTGCATCGGTTGCTGCAAATAAACAGATCAATACGACCGTATGATGAAACAAGGATTATGGATTATAAATGTATCGTGTACCTTTGAACTTCATTGAAATCTTGGGCGTGCTTAGGTTCAAAATTATCGGAAAAATTCGTATTTACAACGAGTAACGCGAGGGACCTTGTGAAAGTCTACTCTTATAATTCTCTTGAAAAAGTTCTCTATCAATTACGAGAAATGCTCGGTAGCTATAGCGTCGATTCCGACCCGGAAGAAACTCTGTTCGAGTAAGACGATCGTATCACGAAGTCCATAAGAATATGATCGAAAGGAACGATCGActcgttctctctttctttcccgaGGACACACCGGTTCCCGTCACGGTGCCGCCAGGTGTCGTCATTCGGAGTTATCATTCTCCTCGCGCTCGCTCCTCGACCTCACGAAACATCCCCTTGCCCTTCGACCTCCGCTTTCCGTCACGCCGTCCCTCTCGCAGCGGTAGAAACCGTCGAAGCTTTCCGCGTTCGCCCGGCCTGGCAACAAAACCCGTTTGTTTTCGGCCCTCCTCGGGCGGAACCGAAAATTTGCCCGTGTCTTTTTGAGCCGGGATTAGCAAGGCCGGAACGGCGCGTCAGGAAGGAAAACCGAGATTACCGAACCGAGGCCGGGATTTCCGAAACTGCTCCTTTCTTTAGAATATACTCTCTGACAGTAAACATCCGGGCAGTCGTTATCGTTCCCTCTATTAATCGTCATCAGGCGGCAAGGTTGACCCGAGCTTTACGGGATAAAGCGGCTGAAAACCCGTACGAACGGGGAACAGAATAATCTTAGCAAATTTCTGTCCTAATTCCTGCACAATCCGCGAAGTGGACTCACCGATACCATCGGATTGCATTTCTTTGTGCACGAGGGCTTCTTTCGTATTTGAGATACCGTAGGCCACGATCGTCACTGAGCAAACTTCTAAGAACCGGAACTAATTTCTTAAGAACCGTTGTTACAACTACCACGGCTCACGCTAAGTAGGTGTGGGGGTTGGTGAGTAAGGGTTCAATAGCGAAACGATGAATAATATGTTTTCGCGTTTGGCCGAGTGATATGGACGACCGTTGTTGGCAAAGAGGAGTATGATTCAACGAGAAGCCCGTTGGCGTATAATATCGCTATCAGGGGGCCTTAACGGTGAAGGAGTGTTCTGACGTCTCAGCCTGTTCAAAGTATCCTTCCAAAATATTCTGAAGCGATTCTTTCTACGTTATTAACCGCGCGGGAttcttatttaacactaggttcacggtaacttgacatatattgaattttataaacattatttagtaattcaTCACGCCGCTTTCGACTGATGCAgtcgaaatgaaacgaataaatgtgaatttttctagaaacagtaACTGCGCGATAAGTGTCCTTAAACTTggtattaattactatttaagTCGATGCTTTTCACCTTCAACGAATCAGACCACCCTCTGAATCATCGATCTTGACAACCACGCAAGGTGACTATATTTGCCTGCTCTTATCCTCCGTCGGCCAAATGGAACAGGCCACGTGCACAAGAACCAGCCGCTGTTACGACAGATGAGCATTAGCCGGCGCAATATTGCGTCGAAATCCTGTCGCGTTCCGCGGCAGCGGTTTTCGTCCGGGCTTTGCCTAGCCGAGGAGTTCATAAACCTCTGGCCTCGGAATCGTGGCGCAACCCCGAAACGAAATGGCGGCCCGTGTCCGACGGAAACCATTGGCCTAGCTTCCACGGCTCCGCTTATCGTTCCCGGTTGTAAAACAACAGATAAATGGTACGCGGAGCGCATACGATAGAGCTAATACCCTTAACTGGATATGTGACATACTCGTGCACCCGGGTAGAGCGAAATTACCTGAGTATTTCATGGGACATCCGAGTATGTACTTGACTATATACCTAAGTACCTTATAAGACAATCGGGGCTAGAGTTACTTCCAAAAAGGACGAGCTTGCTATCAGAGAATGtagatttattaacccttatcgGAGGCTAGCTTTATATACATGATTCTCAGAGTTATAGTTGTTGTCAGcaaatatgtgaaaaatattcagtactgTAACATTTTTGTTAGAAACGATTTATGTTATGAAGCAGTATTACAAATGTATGAGTTTCGACATGACCGGTCTTGCCATCTCACACATGCCAtacgaccgttaagggttaacagttATGTacgaaaataaaaacatttcactGAAAGTATCTATTTCATAGGAATTATTGTTTATTGGAAAACATAAGTCACATCCGAGTAACATGATCGGAGTATATAGGTATATACTCGGATGAAACTTATCGGCTGTTCAGGTGTCTAACTGATCAAGAAATGATAGATATTATGAGATATCCGGGAAACTTCTGTTTAACCGTGCATCTCATGGGTAAACCCGACCACCCGGGTGTCCCATAAGTAAGTAACAGCTCTAGTATACGACCGACTTGGTGATCGCGACTGTCTCGGTCAGGCAGGGTCACCGCTTCCGCGTCCATCCTACGTGCGGAGGTGTGCGTACGCGCCGCTTGCCAGAGCCCGGCTGAACGTGTGCAAGCGGATCTATACACGTTCACACTCGCAGGCGCGCGCGCATGGGGTCGATTGTCATTCGGAATCATCCCTTTGTCCTTTACTGCTTGGAATCATCGGTCGATCGACGGAAATTGTGGAATTATTAACTCCTTGTTGTACAGTTTACTTCAATACTATGCTTGCAAAATAGTGATCCAAAACTGAAGGTTTCTTTCTCTTGCTGTACTTCAATGTTAGAACGGAACTTTTGGGAAAATGTTCTTTTACGATGAGACATTAATTACTTCTTTACTATACTATATCATGTTCATCGATCACTTTGCAGGATAATCCCAAGCGAGGCGGTCTGATCGCATTTAGATCGTCAAATACCTATATTCTCGATTGTTTTTATATGGAAAATCTCGCGGGAAATTTTCGGTGTAAAACGCGTAAGTGTCTAACTTCGGGGATAGTTCACGTTTCGAGTGCTTCGAGGAGGAAAAGATTTGTAGGATACTGCTCCTTGGATATTCAGCTATCCCAGCAGCGAAACTTGTTCGGTTTcggtgaaattttgaaaatcgacCTTTGGCCACCCAGATCGTGCGAATACCTCGTTGTGCGGCGGATGGCTTGATGCGGGTCGTAGACGTGTGCGCTATCCGTGGCGGACACCTGCTCCGCCCCTATCGCatcatttatttcgtttattttctaaGATACCATTCCTCAACGGTATGACCAATAGAATATATGCATTTCGAAGCGTCATTTATATTCAATGACAGGTGTCACGTTCCAGCGTTTTTTTTACGTTTCCTTGGATTATGCGTAACAATTGATTGAACATCGTCTCCCGATATGGAAGTTTATCTGTACTCGTGAAACGCACGCGTCGAGAATGCGTTTATATTATTAATCGTAATATTGCTCGATGTTTACGTAAACCGTCATTTTTCCGAAGAAATGTAAAAGCGGTGctcaatggaattttatttcccCCGCCGCCGGCCTCGATGTGTTCaagataaaatgtattaaatgctTCCACGGTTTACGCTTCGGTGTATCTCGACGGTTTTTATAAGCTGTGCGTGCACCGCCGTTGAAAATAAATGCGTGGCAATAGGATAAGCTTCTCGCGTAGTCTTCGAGGCACTTCTTTATTGTTCTTGCGTCACACCCTTTCTCGGTCCTTTCGGAAAGGGCCCGTAACAATAAACTGGGACACCGGGCTATAAAATATTCCACCCGATTGCATCTACTGCGTCGCAAATAAGCATGAAAGCGTTTCCATAACTTTATGCGCCGCTAACGTGAA encodes the following:
- the Rnf11 gene encoding ring finger protein 11, encoding MGNCLKRASDSQQDNTTLVSNSSDPALPIGSSREDHGLPIPYNELLSSYYPPTGGHPQSVTLNRGYGIGIGITVEPTNEHRLLREEVLRVRIRKRLGLIQQLPLREYDGAKKEECVICMMDLLAGQEVRYLPCMHTYHAICIDDWLQRSLTCPSCMEPLDAALISSYHPTT
- the Det gene encoding baculoviral IAP repeat containing deterin, producing the protein MDLLPQSSSTFWKGGRLQTFEHWPFQSADNPCNPERMAAAGFIAIGNKEEPDLAECFICSKQLDGWDPDDDPWIEHKKHNAQCPFVKLNKLDETTWTVQDLFDLFKKYEVKECMRELDKGKAKMKEETTKMANDIPEIYKGWRKSCRD